The Lathyrus oleraceus cultivar Zhongwan6 chromosome 5, CAAS_Psat_ZW6_1.0, whole genome shotgun sequence genome includes the window aattggggtcttacattcAGGAACTATTTACAGGAGATTTAAATATGGAGAGAGGGACTTGGTACACAAAAAAATTGTCATTAGGAACTATTTACTTTTGCTGTAGTGGAAAGCGAAGAAGAACGAagatccttcaagagcggacgcgattgaagatcaacgaaattctgaaatttttgtaatgtctcaattttatcttgtatctgatttgaataatatgataggctaaaccccccaatgccaggggtgtccctgaattgatcatgtaatgactcTGATGTTAGATTTTCGTTAATATATGTTATTTGTTATCAATTTCACTGTGTGATTtgcgtaatgctttctttatcagaaaaattaagattgatgtatggttaacgattagtaggattgcaattgttaaggtttttatacagtgaaaccataatagatatcacctaggactagggataccctatggttatCGGTTTATTCTTGTTAAATTAAAACGCTTtgtttcatcataatcacctaaggacttagaggttagattgaataccaaaggtttccctccgaggtcttagggggaaataatcttaagatccggtaattgaaacaattttcagtattaaggagatatacactcaagggtcattacaGGAGTTTTTATACACCCTCCTTGGCATATGATATTAAtctgtgaaaatatttatttgttttatttttcctTACAGTGAATTTTACCAAACCCAAACTCttacttttgttcaattgagtgaCTGTTTACTCTTATATTGTTGCacaatcctcgagatcgatctttgggaaacatccctcttattactacataggcaaaaatagtacacttgctatttttccgatcaagtttttggcgtcgttgccggtGATTGCCAAATATAAGTTTAGAATTAtctcaattgaaattttgttgctctgcaactaaaatttattttccgttattttgaatattttatttcgATTATGTCAACTAATCTGTGTCTGATATTTGTATGTGAGGTAAGGCCTCAACTTATTTTCCTTTTCACAcagaaatcgagagaaccttGCGGGCAAGACTCAAACAAGCTCGATTAGCCAGATTGGAATCAGACGAAGAAAAACTTTCCGTCCATTCAAGCTCAAATTCAGGTTTTGATAGAGAGATCAAAATTATGGCTGATGTTCCACCGCCACCAGAAAGACTATTGGGAGACTACGGAGGTGCCAATGCATAAACCGACAGATTAACtattgtcaaccaaccagtgaaCGTGGCTAATTTCCAACTACACCCGAGTACCATTAATTAGCTTGAAAGGAAGCATTTTACTGGAAAAGtgaatgaagatgcaaacaagcatttgTAGAGGTTTTTGACCATGAGTAACACtctgaaaattgatggtcacactaAAGAAGCCAAGAAGTTGAGAATGTTCCCGTTTACCTTAGTGGAAGAAGCTGAAGATTGGTTTTATTATTTACCTGCCGGTAGCATCACATCTTGGGAAGAAATGGAAAAAGCCttcctgaatgagtattttccaacATCGGTTTTTCTGCGGaagaggtatgaaattctgaattttaagCAGAAGGACGGGGAAACTTTGGGAGACGCTTACAAGATATTCAAGAGAGTCCTAGTAGcttgcccaactcataatatggatgcTACTGAACAGatgcagatgtttgtgaatggTCTAAAAATAAAGACCAAACAACTGATTGATACTGCAGCCGGTGGTTCCACAAATTTTTCAATAGCCACcggtatcaagaagatcattgaagcTATTACTGCTAATGAGCACATGGAGTTGTACGATAGGTGTCAAAGAAAACCAGAAGGGGTTATAGATTTAAAGGTGGAAACTACTGAAATCCGTATTGACGATAATATAGCTGCTGAAGTTGAGAAGAAGCTAAAGGCGATCAATATAGGTACCAAACAGGTGGTACAGGTCCAACCTGTTCCTACTGTCTGTTGTAAAATTTATAGTGGTCCGCACCAAACTGTCTATTGTTTTACAACTCCTCAACAAGTGGAGGAAATCAAAATTTTGAAGCAGAATAGTCCTTATTCCAACACGTACAATCCGGGTTGGAAGAATAATCCCAACTTctcatggaaagaccaaaaaggaaCCGCTCCTCAACATGGTCAGtaccaaactcaatatcaacaacaacgGCAACAAGCCCCTAAGAAAGCTGATTGGGAGATTGTTGTTGAAAGAATGGTAGCTCGTCATGTtcaatttcaagaagaaaccCGGAACTATCAGAAATTCACCACaacatccataaaaaatcttgaagtcTAGATGGGTCAAATCGCTCATCAATTAGCATCTagttctcaagcacaaggtgcTCTACCTAGTGAAACTGTGCCCAATCCTAGAGAGCATCATAATGTGAGCGCTGTGACAATAAGAAGTGGTAAATCGGATGAAGTTGTCGAGGAAATGGATGAAGAGGAAGACAAATTGATCGAAGTGGACCttgagatcaaagaaaatgaagttgttaGGGAAGAAGTGGTAGCATCGAAACCTGTTGTAAAAGAAACAATCATGGAGCTTAAGCCGGTTGTTAAGCTTCCCTTCCCTACTAGAACCAAGAAAAAATGacaacatgagaaaaactttgaaacattcttagagttgttcaagaagctGGATATTAACATTCCTTTGTTTGAGGCACTTGAACATATGCCTActtatgccaagttcatgaaggatacCATTTCAAAGAGGTGGACCACCGACACTAACCTAATTATTCTAACCGAAACTTATAGTGCTATTTTGTAGGGTATGAAGATTCCGATAAAGAGGAAAGATCGAGGAGCTCTCACCATCCCATGTACTATTGGAGATAGGTCGTTCAACAAAGCTCTTATTAATCtgggagctagtgtgagtctcattccattatccatttacaagaagcTTGGTATAGGGGTTGTGCAAGATACCAGGATGACACTACAATTCTTCGATCATTCGGTCAAGAAACCGTATAGCATTGTtgaagatgttttggtgaataTTGATAAGTTTGTTTTCCCGATGGATTTTGTAATTCTtgaaatgccggaagatgaagagatccctctgtagcggggtattcgttaccattagagatattgactaaatccaaggtaaatcatacaagtcgagtcgccaccgcacttctatttatccaaaggaatggttagaaagcgaacaaaaacctaaaagttttatcgaatcaaaaactagtaaaaatgtcagagatctgggtaagggggttggttatgcaatgggaaggtattaggcacccaaaacatccttagtactctaagggagcccttttcatatttgttgcaaaggttgttgttttttgtgaaaatttatttgtgcaaacatgattgaagggatgagaaaagcgtgtatgtttatctaatgtactacttactaaaagaagggtcaaaaggaaatgactcgcacagatgtcgcatccactgcatacgtatctcatctgaatctgagaatcagagtcttcgtagctcggctacctatgggttaaagggaagtgtgctcgctaagacgtcgcgtcttatgcctatgtatctcatcggggatgaaaatcagagcaaaacgtagttcgactaactacggggttaagggTTTGGATTTGgggcgaacgacgttactacgcaatctaccggatgctcgacctttggagacttactcgcctgtagtagaaggagtaaacgtgttctatggagaagaaaaatcaatgaatgcgttttaggaacgctcagacaaaagggaagtcctaggcgaaggaacctgcataaagtaaacacacaaaacattgcctcctatcgaggtcttccagctaagaaagcggtaaaaatacgggaaaatgtaaaagtaccacacggataaagatccgaagtaacaaataTTAATGGAACAAAAAAAtcctgagatccttccaagctaacaccatcaaagaaagtgagtcagtacaggtaatcggaatgaacctccaggtggtatcccacaaataaagtggaacacccGGCAAACCATCTCcgcaagagtcatatgagccctcacaaaacaaaactcaacaaacaggttagagaaacaagatagggtaaccaagagttgcccctaaatcaaaatgtaaccacatgaatcatgccattaaaattcacaaaaagcccacaaaaagcaaccaagggtaggagacataaacctcttgtcaaacacatgcatcaaaagggtatcaaattcacccataatacctcatacattcagagcattcaaattaaaggcataaagtaatgggaataaggcaaacctgactggagagatcaatgaaattgaattgcccggttgggtttgcaaagcaatctgagggtttatatgagagggaattggttctttgccgatgagttcccttcagtctctggaggttgctctgaactctgttagctcttctctcactatctttttcctgccagggtaataggaatggaatAGGAATGGAATAAGAATGGAATGAGAATGGAATAGGAATGGAATAGGAATGGAATGGGAATTGAATAGGAATGGAAtgaattttgtttcactgaaactctgaatttataacctgattttgtggacctgtgggctcaaatgagagaggcccaagtccaaaatttttctgttatattttatttatttatttaacttttatttatttatttattttcgttttttttaattttttttttaatttttttttaaacacgtgggcttcgcctagcgagcatgacagctcatgaacaaacttttgctccttcaagattaacgttttgactgacgaatagaccccatttgaacctgttggaagtatctcaagccattcccttgtgttgactgatcatctaaatagaacccacaaagtgtcttggatgatactcaagcttcaaacaaaagatgttagtgacacatttttatgcttttggttagtaaacaaaaataagagaaacaatgatgtataattcaagcatgcttggtgatctcaaaccaatcacaaggagtcccacccaaaggcaaagggaaccaagatgctaaagatccttgaggcaatgcaaatgcaatgttatgatgccatgagggatcttagggtcaaaattggggtcttacaccctCTCATTTTGGGGAGACCATTTTTAGAGACGGGAAGGTGTTTAATCAACATAGAAGAAGGAACCATGACGTTGAAAGTTTATGATGAGGAATTGAAAATCAATGTTTGAAACACCATGAAAGACAAAGATGATATATGTACCAGTCACACTATAGAGGTTCTGAATCAGGTGACGACATATGATAGCCCTTTGAATGCACCACCGTCACATTTGGAAAGAGGGTTGAGTTTGTCCAATTCCGATAGTGATAAAGAAGAGCTTAACGGGGACCCCTAAATGCTAGCCTTGCTGGATGCACAAACCCCGTGGAAAGGATCTCGACCACATTGGTGGGAGGATTTACGCCTAGCTCACTCTAGTAAGGAGGGCAAAGAGCCTAAGAAAGGAACGGAGTTGAAACAACTTTCGGAGAACCTCAAAGATGTGTTTTCCAAATTAAAGCTTTTTTCAGGAAAGTTGAAATTCAGGTGGTCGGGTCTGTTTGTGGTTCACAGAGTGTTTCTCCATGGAGCTATCGAACTGAAAAATCCAAATAATGGGGATACCTTCAAGGTAAATGGACAAAGGTTGAAGCACTACTATCAGGGATAAGAAGGTGGTTTGATTGATAATGTTCGTCTTCAAGGATGAGGGAGacgaccgtcgagccatgcgacgttaaatGCAACGCTTCGTGGGAGGTAACCCACGCGGTTTTTATCTAACTATTTCCATGTTTGGTGTGTTTACAAGTTTATTCGTAGGTTCACGGTTACATCGCGTAGTTCAGAAGAGAA containing:
- the LOC127079439 gene encoding uncharacterized protein LOC127079439 — translated: MSNTLKIDGHTKEAKKLRMFPFTLVEEAEDWFYYLPAGSITSWEEMEKAFLNEYFPTSVFLRKRYEILNFKQKDGETLGDAYKIFKRVLVACPTHNMDATEQMQMFVNGLKIKTKQLIDTAAGGSTNFSIATGIKKIIEAITANEHMELYDRCQRKPEGVIDLKVETTEIRIDDNIAAEVEKKLKAINIGTKQVVQVQPVPTVCCKIYSGPHQTVYCFTTPQQVEEIKILKQNSPYSNTYNPGWKNNPNFSWKDQKGTAPQHGQYQTQYQQQRQQAPKKADWEIVVERMVARHVQFQEETRNYQKFTTTSIKNLEV